A section of the Corvus hawaiiensis isolate bCorHaw1 chromosome 14, bCorHaw1.pri.cur, whole genome shotgun sequence genome encodes:
- the IL2RG gene encoding cytokine receptor common subunit gamma isoform X2, with protein MAVPGTFLVPLLLLLCGPGPYPAAAQSHPGVECVLFNEEYMTCKWGTRETLSVNYSLYYRYKNASDKVECKHYLQDHGVRVGCYFKRNELIQFQSFHVFINASIDGKTLEIPSKRMLLQDLVKPEAPVNLTIRNMSNNQLQLTWATPYPKARCLEHAVKYKSNKDTSWTELSVNGDVFSLPSVDYEKYYTFYVRSKINKYCGSTQFWSEWSAPVFWGSKSTSKGTVEEQLHWFKIHTILVPIASCLLLLVLVILLMRIERVWVILMPRIPNPSKNFDELFITHNGNFQEWAGVPKDVVESFKPNYSENICYVTELPPKDSHEPLWDSSNHAPPPMPGPPAAPSEHSPYQKSYGRV; from the exons ATGGCGGTTCCTGGCACCTTCCTCGtgcctctcctccttctcctctgtggGCCAGGTCCctatcctgctgctgcccaaagcCATCCAG GGGTGGAGTGTGTCCTCTTCAACGAGGAGTACATGACCTGCAAGTGGGGGACCAGAGAGACACTCAGCGTCAACTACTCCCTCTACTACCG GTACAAGAACGCATCTGACAAGGTGGAGTGCAAGCATTACCTGCAGGACCATGGTGTCAGGGTCGGCTGCTACTTCAAGCGGAAcgagctcatccagttccagtcTTTCCATGTTTTCATCAATGCCAGCATTGATGGCAAGACCCTGGAGATCCCCAGCAAGCGCATGTTGCTGCAGGACCTGG TGAAACCAGAGGCGCCCGTCAACCTGACCATCCGCAACATGAGCAACAATCAGCTGCAGCTGACCTGGGCCACCCCGTACCCCAAAGCCAGGTGCCTGGAGCATGCTGTCAAGTACAAGAGCAACAAGGACACCAGCTGGACG GAGCTCTCGGTGAATGGAGATGTCTTCTCCTTGCCCAGTGTGGACTATGAGAAGTACTACACCTTCTACGTGCGCAGCAAGATCAACAAATACTGTGGCAGCACCCAGTTCTGGAGTGAGTGGAGCGCTCCTGTCTTCTGGGGCAGCAAGTCCACCAGCAAGG GCACAGTGGAGGAACAGCTGCACTGGTTCAAGATCCACACCATCTTGGTCCCCATtgcctcctgcctgctcctgctggtCCTTGTCATCCTCCTGATGCGCATAGAAAG GGTATGGGTCATCCTGATGCCCCGAATTCCCAACCCCAGCAAGAATTTTGATGAGCTGTTCATCACCCACAACGGCAACTTCCAG gAATGGGCTGGAGTCCCCAAAGATGTCGTGGAGAGCTTCAAGCCCAACTACAGTGAGAACATCTGCTATGTGACTGAGCTGCCACCCAAGGACAGCCATGAGCCCCTCTGGGACAGCAGCAACCACGCACCACCTCCAATGCCTGGGCCCCCAGCCGCCCCCAGCGAGCACAGCCCCTACCAGAAGAGCTATGGGAGAGTGTGA
- the IL2RG gene encoding cytokine receptor common subunit gamma isoform X1, whose amino-acid sequence MAVPGTFLVPLLLLLCGPGPYPAAAQSHPGVECVLFNEEYMTCKWGTRETLSVNYSLYYRYKNASDKVECKHYLQDHGVRVGCYFKRNELIQFQSFHVFINASIDGKTLEIPSKRMLLQDLGTEGTPSPLKSLKPEAPVNLTIRNMSNNQLQLTWATPYPKARCLEHAVKYKSNKDTSWTELSVNGDVFSLPSVDYEKYYTFYVRSKINKYCGSTQFWSEWSAPVFWGSKSTSKGTVEEQLHWFKIHTILVPIASCLLLLVLVILLMRIERVWVILMPRIPNPSKNFDELFITHNGNFQEWAGVPKDVVESFKPNYSENICYVTELPPKDSHEPLWDSSNHAPPPMPGPPAAPSEHSPYQKSYGRV is encoded by the exons ATGGCGGTTCCTGGCACCTTCCTCGtgcctctcctccttctcctctgtggGCCAGGTCCctatcctgctgctgcccaaagcCATCCAG GGGTGGAGTGTGTCCTCTTCAACGAGGAGTACATGACCTGCAAGTGGGGGACCAGAGAGACACTCAGCGTCAACTACTCCCTCTACTACCG GTACAAGAACGCATCTGACAAGGTGGAGTGCAAGCATTACCTGCAGGACCATGGTGTCAGGGTCGGCTGCTACTTCAAGCGGAAcgagctcatccagttccagtcTTTCCATGTTTTCATCAATGCCAGCATTGATGGCAAGACCCTGGAGATCCCCAGCAAGCGCATGTTGCTGCAGGACCTGGGTACGGAGGGAACCCCCTCTCCTCTGAAGAGCT TGAAACCAGAGGCGCCCGTCAACCTGACCATCCGCAACATGAGCAACAATCAGCTGCAGCTGACCTGGGCCACCCCGTACCCCAAAGCCAGGTGCCTGGAGCATGCTGTCAAGTACAAGAGCAACAAGGACACCAGCTGGACG GAGCTCTCGGTGAATGGAGATGTCTTCTCCTTGCCCAGTGTGGACTATGAGAAGTACTACACCTTCTACGTGCGCAGCAAGATCAACAAATACTGTGGCAGCACCCAGTTCTGGAGTGAGTGGAGCGCTCCTGTCTTCTGGGGCAGCAAGTCCACCAGCAAGG GCACAGTGGAGGAACAGCTGCACTGGTTCAAGATCCACACCATCTTGGTCCCCATtgcctcctgcctgctcctgctggtCCTTGTCATCCTCCTGATGCGCATAGAAAG GGTATGGGTCATCCTGATGCCCCGAATTCCCAACCCCAGCAAGAATTTTGATGAGCTGTTCATCACCCACAACGGCAACTTCCAG gAATGGGCTGGAGTCCCCAAAGATGTCGTGGAGAGCTTCAAGCCCAACTACAGTGAGAACATCTGCTATGTGACTGAGCTGCCACCCAAGGACAGCCATGAGCCCCTCTGGGACAGCAGCAACCACGCACCACCTCCAATGCCTGGGCCCCCAGCCGCCCCCAGCGAGCACAGCCCCTACCAGAAGAGCTATGGGAGAGTGTGA